The following coding sequences are from one Beggiatoa alba B18LD window:
- a CDS encoding tyrosine-type recombinase/integrase, which produces MSANNALKLTKTSVEKLPYPETGQVFYRDTELKGFGLRVTKGSKTYIVENSICGKACRVTIGKQTVFTAEQARVIAKKLLADIAVGINPNQQKALERRKTITLHAVFKDFMNTRTLKPKTCYLYQKCFERVFATWHHKQITEINRTNIAEHYQHICQAHGDAYANLSFRLLRTLFNFAIASHEELMNVNPVNVLHDKRQWKVIPRRQRFIKNHQLIAWWQAVEQLENTTLRDYFQLLLLTGLRKQEAATLQWSSIDLQEKTMTITETKNAQPHTLPLSEYLYSLLQRRQQLTNSIWVFPNPATQKPFIELRQQLKLITEKSGINFTCHDLRRTFATLAESLEISSYAVKRLLNHKQSQDVTAGYIVHDVERLRAPMERITQTILKHCLNQDFQN; this is translated from the coding sequence ATGTCCGCCAATAACGCGCTAAAACTCACAAAAACCAGTGTTGAAAAATTACCTTATCCCGAAACAGGACAAGTTTTTTACCGCGACACAGAATTAAAAGGCTTTGGGCTACGAGTCACCAAAGGCTCAAAAACCTATATTGTCGAAAACAGTATTTGCGGTAAAGCCTGTCGAGTCACTATCGGAAAACAAACCGTTTTTACGGCGGAACAAGCACGGGTGATTGCTAAAAAATTACTGGCTGACATTGCGGTTGGCATTAATCCCAACCAACAAAAAGCCTTAGAACGGCGCAAAACAATCACTTTACACGCGGTTTTTAAAGACTTTATGAATACACGGACTTTAAAGCCTAAAACGTGTTATTTATATCAAAAGTGTTTCGAACGGGTCTTTGCAACATGGCATCACAAACAAATTACCGAGATTAACCGCACAAACATTGCAGAACATTATCAACATATTTGCCAAGCACATGGCGACGCTTACGCTAATTTAAGTTTTAGATTATTGCGAACACTCTTCAACTTTGCCATTGCCAGCCATGAGGAGTTAATGAATGTGAATCCTGTTAATGTGTTGCATGATAAACGTCAATGGAAAGTCATTCCGCGTCGCCAACGATTTATTAAAAATCATCAGCTCATTGCATGGTGGCAAGCCGTCGAACAGTTAGAAAACACAACATTACGCGACTATTTTCAGCTTTTACTCCTCACAGGGCTACGCAAACAAGAAGCTGCAACACTGCAATGGTCATCCATTGATTTACAAGAAAAAACCATGACGATTACAGAAACAAAAAACGCACAACCGCATACCCTGCCATTAAGCGAATATCTCTACAGTCTGTTACAACGTCGCCAACAACTCACAAACAGTATTTGGGTTTTTCCCAATCCTGCGACACAAAAGCCATTCATTGAATTACGCCAACAATTAAAATTAATTACAGAAAAGTCAGGTATTAATTTCACTTGCCACGATTTACGCCGTACTTTTGCGACACTTGCGGAAAGCCTAGAAATCTCTAGTTATGCAGTAAAACGCTTGTTAAATCATAAACAAAGCCAAGATGTGACTGCGGGCTATATCGTCCATGATGTAGAACGTTTACGCGCCCCGATGGAACGAATCACCCAAACGATTTTAAAACATTGTCTGAATCAGGATTTTCAGAATTAA
- a CDS encoding glycosyltransferase: MQLIVLGMHRAGTSSVARLLNMMGAYFAPERGSSPTKAALTATEDNPKGYWERWDVVHTNEEIMQAMGLAWDRISTFSAEQITPELITRFKPDVQDIISGLDGYRPWMIKDPRLSITLPVWLPLLEVPVFLFVHRSPIQVAQSLHKRDGISIPAGLALWEKYTLHALQATQGHPRIIISYEQLMREPIASTLHLYEQLTALGIHGLHLPAEREILAFIDPQLYRQQGDSTLQRGYVNYCQWQLIQWFEDNSIFVKSVPSLSQGAVEALQRYENQQAIAEEHALEQQKTIAKHVASLQDSQDSVQALTQELNQLKQVAQQQAMVLPQLKQHLAEKEQYIQQQVEFIQRLQAQQQTAHYQYDSLKEQHHLELNQLAEKIHHLHDNYQSQLMQVKQQFDALQADYNALQNRYKQQDQTIGELTANTRRQAHHVERLNHWVNSLGVNIQATFESLTWKIGNTATQAILALMLKKQGLTAKDSIQRVLTEIADWRSRFQTQQAGLNFQETVHNPRDYARWFSTYDELTPTLEEQAKQFVAQWINPPLISIIMPTYNTPEAFLREAIESVIQQIYPHWELCIADDASPKSHVREILAEYAAKDARIKVVYREKNGHIAAASNSALALATGEFIGFIDHDDQLAKHALFWVAKDILENPEAMLWYSDEDKINEENDRYDVHFKPDWNPDLFLCYNFVNHLAVYRASLIQQVGGLRTGYDGAQDYDLVLRLLPLLKTEQIRHIPHVLYHWRAIAGSTAVSSDEKPYAQIAAQKAIQAYLDGQGINATVIDAPELKGANRVKYGLPEKLPLVSLLIPTFNGLNVLKVCIDSILEKTAYPAYEIIIVDNNSNDADTLDYLQALADSGKARIIRYPKPFNYSAINNLAAEYANGSLIGLLNNDLEVISPDWLGEMVGHALRPEVGIVGARLWYPNNTLQHGGVIVALGGVAGHSHKYFPKNDAGYFGRAVLQQNFSAVTGACMIMRKEVYFAVGGLDAKNLRIAFNDVDFCLRVREKLGLWNVWTPYAELYHHESISRGKEDTPEKIQRFQSEMDYMKQRWAYSYLGEPPNDPAYNPNLTVVTEDFALAWPPRVSGLLPTILHSRDKSYVKQSVLITETSDNPVATTVATPQPSEDLFILPPPPTLDALLTAELESLNTLTQYKGHKPPQRLPIASLIHRNAGYQLLHGQGLEIGALHLPALLPDTCELVYADAISREQAQQIFSELNPAELVTVDYVLDLDKDGLGMFPRQSFDFVICAGVLEDTANPIKALRGIFRVLKTGGYAVLAVPDKRYGSDKNRELTPFSHLLQAYQENVCAVTDTQYLDFFKHIHADVFNNTRREEELAEHLAHVRRRRENVQVWDSLSFEHCLRQTLEILDIQAIPVYTHTGDENQLEYFAVWQKQN; this comes from the coding sequence GTGCAACTGATTGTTTTAGGAATGCACCGCGCGGGAACGTCTAGCGTTGCGCGGTTGCTCAATATGATGGGGGCGTATTTCGCGCCAGAGCGGGGCAGTTCACCAACTAAAGCGGCTTTAACCGCCACAGAAGATAATCCCAAAGGTTATTGGGAACGTTGGGATGTCGTACATACTAATGAAGAAATAATGCAAGCGATGGGCTTGGCGTGGGATAGAATCAGTACATTTTCCGCCGAGCAAATTACCCCCGAATTGATAACACGGTTTAAACCCGACGTGCAGGATATTATCAGCGGTTTAGATGGTTATCGCCCTTGGATGATTAAAGACCCGCGTTTATCTATTACCTTGCCTGTGTGGTTGCCTTTATTAGAAGTTCCTGTCTTTCTCTTCGTCCATCGCAGTCCTATCCAAGTCGCGCAATCATTACACAAACGCGACGGCATCAGCATTCCCGCAGGGTTAGCACTATGGGAAAAATATACTTTGCACGCCCTGCAAGCGACACAAGGACATCCGCGCATTATTATTTCTTATGAACAATTAATGCGTGAGCCTATCGCTAGCACCTTGCATTTATACGAACAATTAACTGCTTTAGGCATTCATGGCTTGCATTTACCCGCCGAGCGCGAAATCTTAGCCTTTATCGACCCGCAATTGTATCGTCAACAAGGCGATAGCACGCTACAACGCGGTTATGTCAATTATTGTCAATGGCAATTAATTCAATGGTTTGAAGACAATTCAATTTTTGTGAAATCTGTGCCAAGTTTGTCACAAGGTGCGGTTGAAGCGTTACAACGTTATGAAAATCAGCAAGCAATTGCCGAAGAACACGCATTAGAACAGCAAAAAACCATTGCCAAACATGTCGCCAGTTTACAAGACAGTCAAGACAGCGTGCAGGCATTAACGCAAGAATTAAATCAGTTAAAACAAGTTGCACAACAACAAGCAATGGTTTTACCACAATTAAAGCAACATTTAGCGGAAAAAGAACAATATATTCAACAGCAAGTTGAGTTTATTCAACGGTTACAAGCGCAACAACAAACCGCACACTATCAGTATGATTCCCTCAAAGAACAACATCATCTTGAATTAAATCAGTTAGCCGAAAAAATTCATCACTTGCATGATAACTACCAAAGCCAATTAATGCAGGTTAAACAGCAGTTTGACGCGCTACAAGCCGATTACAATGCCCTACAAAATCGTTATAAACAACAAGACCAAACCATTGGCGAATTAACTGCAAATACCCGTCGTCAAGCCCATCATGTCGAACGGTTAAATCATTGGGTTAATTCACTCGGCGTTAATATTCAAGCCACTTTTGAGTCATTAACGTGGAAAATTGGCAACACTGCAACCCAAGCAATTTTAGCTTTAATGCTGAAAAAACAAGGCTTAACGGCAAAAGACAGTATTCAACGAGTTTTAACTGAGATAGCCGACTGGCGGTCACGGTTTCAAACCCAGCAAGCAGGCTTAAATTTTCAAGAAACCGTGCACAATCCAAGAGATTATGCGCGTTGGTTTTCCACTTATGATGAATTAACCCCAACACTGGAAGAGCAAGCGAAACAATTTGTTGCACAGTGGATTAATCCGCCGTTAATTTCCATCATTATGCCGACTTATAACACGCCTGAAGCGTTTTTACGGGAGGCGATAGAATCCGTCATTCAACAAATTTATCCGCATTGGGAATTATGTATTGCTGATGATGCTTCGCCAAAATCCCATGTGCGGGAAATTTTGGCAGAATATGCCGCAAAAGATGCACGAATCAAAGTTGTTTATCGGGAAAAAAACGGACACATTGCCGCCGCCAGCAACAGCGCGTTAGCCCTTGCGACGGGTGAATTTATTGGCTTTATCGACCACGATGACCAATTAGCCAAACATGCCTTATTTTGGGTCGCAAAGGATATTTTAGAAAATCCCGAGGCAATGCTCTGGTATTCCGACGAGGATAAAATTAATGAAGAAAATGACCGCTACGACGTGCATTTTAAACCCGATTGGAATCCTGATTTATTTCTTTGCTACAACTTCGTCAATCACTTAGCCGTCTATCGTGCGAGCCTAATTCAACAAGTTGGCGGATTACGCACAGGCTACGATGGTGCGCAAGATTACGACTTAGTCCTGCGTTTACTGCCATTACTCAAAACGGAACAAATTCGCCATATTCCGCATGTGTTATACCATTGGCGAGCGATTGCAGGCAGTACCGCCGTTAGCAGTGATGAAAAACCCTATGCACAAATTGCCGCACAAAAAGCCATCCAAGCCTATTTAGACGGACAAGGGATTAACGCAACTGTTATCGATGCCCCTGAATTAAAAGGCGCGAATCGGGTTAAATATGGCTTACCTGAAAAATTACCCTTGGTGAGCTTATTAATTCCGACCTTCAACGGCTTAAATGTGCTAAAAGTCTGCATTGATAGCATTTTAGAAAAAACCGCTTATCCTGCTTATGAAATCATTATCGTCGATAACAACAGCAACGACGCGGACACCCTAGATTATTTACAAGCCCTTGCGGACAGTGGCAAAGCGCGGATTATTCGTTATCCTAAACCGTTTAATTATTCCGCAATTAACAATTTAGCCGCAGAATATGCCAATGGTTCATTAATTGGGCTATTAAATAATGATTTAGAAGTAATTTCTCCCGATTGGTTGGGCGAAATGGTCGGGCACGCACTCCGTCCTGAGGTCGGCATTGTTGGTGCGCGTTTATGGTATCCTAACAATACCTTACAACATGGCGGGGTTATCGTCGCGCTGGGTGGGGTTGCAGGACATTCGCATAAATATTTCCCGAAAAATGACGCGGGTTATTTTGGGCGAGCCGTTTTACAACAAAACTTTTCTGCCGTAACAGGCGCGTGCATGATTATGCGCAAAGAAGTCTATTTCGCTGTTGGCGGTTTAGACGCAAAAAATCTACGTATTGCCTTTAATGATGTGGATTTCTGCTTGCGGGTGCGCGAAAAATTAGGCTTGTGGAATGTGTGGACACCCTACGCAGAATTGTATCACCACGAATCGATTAGCCGAGGAAAAGAAGACACCCCTGAAAAAATCCAACGTTTCCAAAGCGAAATGGATTATATGAAACAACGCTGGGCTTATAGTTATTTAGGTGAGCCACCCAATGACCCCGCTTATAATCCTAATTTAACGGTAGTGACAGAAGATTTTGCCCTTGCATGGCCGCCGCGCGTGTCGGGACTCTTACCAACAATTTTACATAGCCGTGATAAATCCTATGTTAAACAAAGCGTATTAATAACAGAAACTAGCGACAATCCTGTAGCAACAACAGTAGCAACGCCACAACCTAGCGAAGACTTATTTATTCTGCCCCCGCCACCAACATTAGACGCGCTATTAACAGCCGAGTTAGAGAGCTTAAACACGCTCACACAATATAAAGGGCATAAACCGCCACAACGGCTACCGATAGCAAGCCTTATTCACCGTAACGCGGGTTATCAGTTACTGCATGGGCAAGGCTTAGAGATTGGCGCATTACACTTACCCGCCTTATTGCCTGATACGTGTGAATTAGTGTATGCCGATGCGATTAGTCGAGAACAAGCGCAACAAATATTCTCTGAGTTAAACCCCGCTGAGTTGGTCACGGTTGATTATGTTTTAGATTTAGATAAAGACGGCTTAGGCATGTTCCCGCGTCAATCGTTTGATTTCGTGATTTGTGCGGGAGTTTTAGAAGATACCGCAAACCCGATTAAAGCCTTACGGGGAATTTTCCGCGTTTTAAAAACAGGTGGTTACGCGGTGCTAGCTGTGCCTGATAAACGGTATGGCTCTGATAAAAACAGAGAGTTAACCCCATTTAGCCACTTATTACAGGCATATCAAGAGAATGTGTGCGCAGTGACAGATACACAATATTTAGACTTTTTCAAACATATTCATGCGGATGTCTTTAACAATACACGGCGCGAGGAAGAGCTAGCAGAACATCTTGCGCATGTGCGTCGTCGACGTGAAAACGTGCAAGTTTGGGATAGCCTGAGTTTTGAACATTGTTTACGCCAAACCTTGGAAATTCTGGATATACAAGCTATCCCTGTGTACACCCACACAGGCGATGAAAACCAACTGGAATATTTCGCTGTTTGGCAAAAGCAGAATTAA
- the alaS gene encoding alanine--tRNA ligase produces MISVIELRQKFLNYFASKGHTIVSSSPLVPGNDPTLLFTNAGMVQFKDTFLGLEKRDYKRAVTCQRCVRAGGKHNDLENVGYTARHHTFFEMLGNFSFGDYFKREAIQFAWEFLTKELGLPPEKLWVTVYEEDREAEDIWLKEMKIDPTRFSRCGKHSNFWMMGDTGPCGPCSEIFYDHGEGIFGGPPGSPDEDGDRYIEIWNLVFMQFNRDTNGTLTPLPHPSVDTGMGLERLAAVLQHVHSNYEIDLFQALLKAVGEITNRSDYSNSSLRVIADHIRACAFLIVDGVIPSNEGRGYVLRRIIRRAVRHGYKLGLHEPFFYRLVAALDKEMGAAYPELRQATDLVSRLLKQEEERFAETLSHGMVLLNEAMQHLKGSTVIAGEVVFKLYDTYGFPTDLTADIAREHQLSIDAEGFERCMNEQRTRAREAGHFKVDLSNVALTADCQSTFTGYEAVAGEGTITALFLDGHEVEQLNAGQTGQIILDQTPFYAESGGQAGDKGQLSNVNALFTVSDTQKIGHANAHIGKLTQGTLRKGDKLQAQIDVVARQATARHHSATHLLHAALRQVLGEHVKQKGSSVDAERLRFDFSHYEAITPEQLAQIERIVNEKILNNSVVQTKVMNLDDAVKSGAMALFGEKYEDDVRVLSMADNFSVELCGGTHVQRVGDIGLFKILSESGVAAGVRRIEAIAGTQTLAWVSETEQHLNHVLSTLKTSRDGLDNRLQQLLEQIRNSEKELSRLQSKLASSQGDDLAGKAIDINGVHVLAQRLDNVDVKQLRETLDQLKNKLASAVIVLAAVKEDKVSLVAGVTADVMGKVKAGDLVNHVAQQVGGKGGGRPDMAQAGGSDPKPLPQALSSVAEWVKERL; encoded by the coding sequence ATGATTAGTGTCATCGAACTACGCCAAAAATTTCTAAATTATTTTGCCTCTAAAGGACACACCATTGTTTCTAGTAGCCCTTTAGTGCCCGGTAATGACCCCACTTTATTATTTACAAACGCGGGCATGGTGCAGTTTAAAGATACGTTCTTAGGCTTAGAAAAACGTGATTATAAAAGAGCGGTTACTTGTCAACGTTGCGTCCGCGCAGGAGGCAAGCATAACGATTTAGAAAATGTCGGTTATACCGCTCGGCATCATACGTTTTTTGAAATGTTGGGCAATTTCAGTTTTGGCGACTATTTTAAGCGGGAAGCAATTCAATTCGCTTGGGAATTTTTAACCAAAGAATTAGGCTTACCGCCTGAAAAATTGTGGGTGACGGTTTATGAAGAGGATAGGGAAGCGGAAGACATTTGGTTAAAAGAAATGAAAATCGACCCAACGCGATTTTCTCGTTGTGGCAAACATTCCAACTTTTGGATGATGGGCGATACAGGTCCGTGTGGTCCTTGTAGCGAAATTTTCTACGACCACGGCGAAGGCATTTTCGGAGGCCCTCCTGGTAGTCCTGATGAAGATGGCGACCGTTATATCGAAATTTGGAACTTGGTGTTTATGCAGTTTAACCGCGACACTAATGGTACTTTAACCCCTTTACCGCATCCCTCTGTTGATACTGGCATGGGCTTGGAACGCTTGGCAGCAGTTCTGCAACATGTTCATTCTAATTATGAAATTGATTTATTCCAAGCCTTATTAAAAGCAGTTGGCGAAATTACTAACCGTAGCGACTACAGCAATAGCTCGTTGCGTGTGATTGCCGACCATATTCGCGCTTGTGCCTTTTTAATTGTTGATGGGGTTATTCCTTCTAACGAAGGGCGGGGCTATGTGTTACGGCGGATTATTCGCCGTGCTGTGCGTCATGGTTATAAATTGGGATTACATGAGCCCTTTTTCTATCGCCTAGTCGCTGCTTTAGATAAAGAAATGGGTGCAGCTTATCCCGAATTACGTCAAGCAACGGATTTAGTCAGCCGTTTATTAAAACAAGAAGAAGAACGTTTTGCCGAAACCTTAAGTCATGGCATGGTTTTGCTGAATGAAGCCATGCAACACTTGAAAGGTAGCACGGTCATTGCGGGTGAGGTGGTTTTTAAACTTTATGATACTTATGGCTTTCCGACCGATTTAACAGCGGACATTGCCCGCGAGCATCAGTTAAGTATTGATGCGGAAGGCTTTGAGCGATGTATGAATGAGCAACGCACCCGCGCCCGTGAAGCCGGACATTTTAAAGTGGATTTGTCCAATGTTGCTTTAACCGCTGATTGTCAAAGCACGTTTACAGGTTATGAAGCTGTTGCGGGAGAAGGCACGATTACCGCGCTATTTCTCGATGGGCATGAAGTTGAACAGCTCAACGCAGGGCAAACAGGACAAATTATTTTAGACCAAACGCCGTTTTATGCTGAATCAGGTGGGCAAGCGGGTGATAAAGGTCAATTAAGCAATGTGAATGCCTTATTTACCGTGAGCGATACGCAAAAAATCGGACATGCTAATGCTCACATTGGTAAATTGACACAAGGTACGCTCCGTAAAGGCGATAAATTACAAGCACAAATTGATGTCGTCGCTCGCCAAGCAACAGCGCGTCATCATTCTGCAACCCATTTATTACACGCAGCTTTGCGTCAAGTGTTAGGCGAGCATGTGAAGCAAAAAGGCTCATCGGTTGATGCAGAACGTTTGCGTTTTGACTTTTCGCATTATGAAGCCATTACTCCCGAACAATTAGCCCAGATTGAACGCATTGTTAATGAAAAAATACTGAATAACAGCGTTGTACAAACAAAAGTCATGAATTTAGACGATGCGGTTAAAAGTGGTGCGATGGCGTTATTTGGCGAGAAGTATGAGGATGACGTGCGCGTGCTGTCTATGGCGGATAATTTCTCCGTAGAACTGTGTGGCGGGACACATGTGCAACGGGTGGGCGATATTGGTTTATTTAAAATTCTGTCAGAATCAGGCGTTGCGGCAGGTGTGCGACGGATTGAAGCGATTGCAGGCACGCAGACACTGGCATGGGTTAGCGAGACTGAACAACATTTAAATCATGTTTTAAGCACGTTAAAAACCAGCCGTGATGGATTAGATAACCGCTTACAGCAATTACTCGAGCAAATTCGTAACAGCGAAAAAGAGTTGTCACGTTTACAAAGTAAACTTGCGAGCAGTCAAGGCGATGATTTAGCAGGAAAAGCCATTGATATTAATGGCGTTCACGTTTTAGCGCAACGTTTAGATAATGTTGATGTGAAGCAGTTACGCGAGACTTTAGACCAGCTTAAAAATAAATTAGCTTCAGCGGTTATCGTGTTAGCTGCTGTAAAAGAGGATAAAGTATCTTTAGTTGCGGGGGTGACTGCGGATGTGATGGGCAAGGTCAAAGCAGGCGATTTAGTCAATCATGTTGCGCAACAAGTTGGCGGAAAAGGGGGCGGTCGTCCTGATATGGCGCAAGCGGGTGGCAGTGACCCTAAACCCTTACCCCAAGCCTTAAGCAGTGTCGCTGAGTGGGTGAAAGAACGATTGTAA
- a CDS encoding OpgC family protein, translating to MSSTASFPQISHTNSREVQLDFFRGLALCIIFIAHIPDNWLANYTYGRFGFSDSAELFIFVSGYTAARAFGRTFTQLGFWVGTIRVLHRCWQLYIAHLALFFLLAAICAAGNKLHYIDYIGRLNLYFFFERTPEAIVGLFSLSYVPNYFDILPMYIVILACVPLMMLLARLHLILVPVMCLSIYLGMWWFNWALPAEIDSDRPWFFNPFGWQLLFFTGFLLGAGWMQAPRSSHVLALICLLFILLSIPLSNFPIYSQSIWLNNLRLNIDPLVIKTNFGILRWIHFLALAGLTQYLLLYWQSFFHTRFAQYTAKIGQQGLALFLCSMILSYVAGMIMDYTGRHILDTILINMFGLYCLWILAYMIGWFKTVPWKNKTVMCLN from the coding sequence ATGTCTTCCACTGCATCATTTCCCCAAATTTCCCACACAAACTCACGAGAAGTACAACTAGATTTCTTCCGTGGTTTAGCACTTTGTATTATTTTTATTGCGCATATTCCTGATAATTGGTTAGCAAACTACACCTATGGGCGTTTTGGTTTTAGCGACTCTGCGGAACTGTTTATTTTTGTCTCTGGTTATACGGCAGCCCGCGCATTTGGGCGAACATTTACCCAACTGGGTTTTTGGGTGGGCACAATACGTGTTTTGCACCGCTGTTGGCAGTTATACATCGCCCATCTTGCCCTGTTTTTCTTACTCGCTGCCATTTGTGCAGCGGGCAATAAATTACACTACATTGATTATATTGGACGTTTAAATTTATATTTTTTCTTTGAACGGACACCAGAAGCAATTGTCGGCTTATTTTCTTTAAGCTACGTTCCTAATTACTTTGATATTTTACCCATGTATATTGTGATTTTAGCGTGTGTTCCATTAATGATGTTATTAGCACGCTTACATTTAATATTAGTCCCTGTAATGTGTTTAAGTATTTATTTAGGGATGTGGTGGTTTAACTGGGCATTACCCGCAGAAATTGATAGCGATAGACCTTGGTTTTTTAACCCATTTGGCTGGCAATTATTATTTTTTACAGGATTTTTACTAGGTGCAGGCTGGATGCAAGCACCGCGTTCAAGTCATGTTTTAGCCTTAATCTGCCTCTTATTTATTCTATTAAGCATTCCTTTAAGTAATTTTCCTATTTACTCTCAATCTATTTGGCTCAACAACTTGCGTTTAAATATAGACCCCTTAGTCATTAAAACAAATTTTGGTATTTTGCGCTGGATACACTTTTTAGCCTTAGCAGGATTAACTCAATATTTATTACTGTATTGGCAATCATTTTTTCACACTCGTTTTGCTCAATACACGGCAAAAATTGGACAACAAGGATTAGCCTTATTTCTATGCAGTATGATTTTGTCCTATGTTGCAGGCATGATAATGGATTACACAGGACGGCATATATTAGATACCATATTGATTAATATGTTTGGTTTGTACTGCTTATGGATATTGGCTTATATGATAGGCTGGTTTAAAACAGTGCCTTGGAAAAATAAAACGGTGATGTGTTTAAATTAA